The following coding sequences lie in one Porphyromonas asaccharolytica DSM 20707 genomic window:
- a CDS encoding 4'-phosphopantetheinyl transferase family protein, with amino-acid sequence MTYSQLDLPLGGALYVAELPSGIAPCLSNYRTLTQQLLNEIAPRETVWRLMHLPSGAPRLVSPDRDYSISISHSGSYVALVICEGLHGIGVDLQIASDKLPQIAPRFMSPAELTHYHHLLAPEEPQVACEWLYTVWGLKEAAYKAYPPKVKRHLATNYIVSPPEGSVSASLYSDERGDSIARYTIYADDGGDRPTLLTGYLLRSITTAPYHLTYVLDTGGAVLPAE; translated from the coding sequence GTGACCTACTCACAGCTAGACCTCCCGCTAGGCGGGGCACTCTACGTCGCAGAGCTACCCTCTGGCATCGCGCCCTGCCTATCTAACTACCGTACGCTGACGCAGCAGCTCCTCAACGAGATCGCTCCTAGAGAGACAGTTTGGCGATTGATGCACCTACCCTCGGGTGCTCCCCGTCTTGTCTCGCCTGACCGTGATTACAGTATCTCTATATCCCACAGCGGTAGCTACGTTGCCCTCGTCATTTGCGAGGGGCTGCACGGTATCGGCGTAGATCTACAAATTGCTAGTGATAAGTTGCCACAGATAGCTCCGAGGTTTATGTCTCCCGCTGAGCTAACTCACTATCATCACCTGCTTGCACCCGAGGAGCCTCAGGTTGCTTGCGAATGGCTCTACACGGTGTGGGGACTCAAAGAGGCTGCTTACAAAGCCTACCCGCCAAAGGTCAAGCGACACCTAGCGACCAACTACATCGTCTCACCGCCCGAAGGCTCCGTCTCTGCGAGCCTGTATAGTGACGAGAGGGGCGATTCGATCGCCCGCTACACCATCTATGCCGACGATGGGGGCGACCGCCCCACCCTCCTCACAGGCTACCTCCTTCGTAGCATCACGACAGCACCATACCACCTCACCTATGTGCTAGACACAGGAGGTGCCGTCCTACCGGCTGAATAG
- a CDS encoding helix-turn-helix domain-containing protein, which yields MYTEEQYRYALARVEALLPRMEDETMSAPEEQELAIMSDVVASYEEEHYPLESLTLGELISYALKEQGKSQAELARELGISPSRVSDFVNDKSEPSLSLAGRICQALGLSAELVLGCATPTYA from the coding sequence ATGTATACAGAAGAACAATATAGATATGCTCTAGCTCGTGTGGAGGCACTCCTGCCTCGTATGGAGGATGAGACAATGAGTGCGCCCGAAGAGCAGGAGTTGGCGATTATGAGTGATGTGGTCGCCTCGTACGAAGAGGAGCATTATCCGCTAGAGAGCCTAACGCTAGGCGAACTAATCAGCTATGCCCTCAAGGAACAGGGCAAGTCTCAGGCAGAGCTAGCCCGTGAACTGGGGATCTCTCCATCTCGTGTGAGTGACTTCGTCAATGACAAGAGCGAGCCATCGCTCTCGCTAGCGGGGCGCATCTGTCAAGCACTGGGACTCTCTGCCGAGCTGGTGCTAGGCTGTGCTACACCAACCTATGCGTAG
- a CDS encoding 3-hydroxyacyl-CoA dehydrogenase family protein, with protein MTNNTSTQRDTAAVSYDKKVAVVGAGSMGRSIAICLAMHHIPTVIQARSLDRQKRAIPLLEQSLAECGELFDWSEEEQQELLSRIKVTVDNADIVSANLVIEATSGTLEEHKDLYRDLDAVLSEGTIIASITSSISITELGNATQRPSLVAGMHFFNPVPLIDLVEIVSSQHTSQETLEQIQELCDAMGKDTVYVEDSPGYIVNRMLIPMINEAITELAQGIGSIEDIDRAMRIGASHPMGPLELADWIGLDTCLEILEGLFAEFMDSKYRPHPLLRRKVRAGQLGRKVGVGFYRYTPEEEEQS; from the coding sequence ATGACAAACAATACTTCTACCCAGCGCGATACCGCTGCGGTCAGCTACGATAAGAAGGTAGCCGTCGTAGGCGCCGGCTCCATGGGGCGCAGCATAGCCATCTGCCTGGCCATGCATCATATACCTACCGTCATACAGGCACGATCTTTGGATCGTCAGAAGCGGGCTATTCCACTCCTCGAGCAGTCACTGGCGGAGTGTGGCGAGCTCTTCGACTGGAGCGAAGAGGAGCAGCAGGAGTTGCTCAGCCGCATCAAGGTGACTGTGGACAATGCAGACATTGTCTCCGCCAACCTCGTCATAGAGGCGACCAGTGGCACCCTAGAGGAGCACAAAGACCTCTACCGCGACCTCGATGCTGTCCTCAGCGAAGGGACGATCATCGCTTCGATCACTTCATCGATCAGCATCACGGAGCTAGGCAACGCTACACAGCGTCCATCGCTTGTGGCAGGGATGCACTTCTTCAACCCTGTACCGCTCATTGACCTTGTCGAGATCGTCTCGTCACAGCACACTTCGCAAGAGACGCTAGAGCAGATACAAGAGCTGTGCGATGCGATGGGCAAGGATACGGTCTACGTCGAGGACTCGCCAGGATACATCGTCAATCGTATGCTCATACCGATGATCAACGAGGCGATCACCGAGCTGGCTCAAGGCATCGGCTCTATCGAAGATATAGACCGTGCGATGCGCATCGGCGCCAGTCACCCGATGGGACCGCTAGAGCTGGCAGATTGGATCGGTCTAGACACTTGTCTGGAGATCTTGGAGGGGCTCTTCGCTGAGTTTATGGATAGCAAGTATCGTCCGCACCCACTACTACGTAGGAAGGTACGCGCCGGACAGCTCGGGCGCAAGGTAGGCGTGGGCTTCTACCGCTATACCCCAGAGGAAGAGGAACAGTCGTAA
- a CDS encoding ribonuclease Z, with the protein MQVKILGCGSARPTRHHLPSAQVLTVAGHHYLIDAGEGAQHSLILAGYKITQLEALFISHAHGDHCFGLPGLLTSMAHVGRTKPLTIVTTAEVADYIRYIEEHHIEESPYELSVVIAPSDEVSQAIYSDPWLQVDTLPLRHRTSAIGFLCREHCMPRRIDPMATDFYQIPHTAMHALQMGLDYVPSGGGRIIPNRELTKPGRPSRSYAYLSDTLPAWHLVEQIRGVDLLYHESTYSEEFRDRAETYGHSTARQAAEVARAAEVGQLLLGHYSGRYDDLSKLLSEAQEVFPNSFTTQEGDLYEV; encoded by the coding sequence ATGCAAGTCAAGATCCTCGGTTGTGGCTCTGCACGTCCCACACGGCATCACCTTCCCTCGGCACAAGTACTGACCGTCGCAGGGCATCATTACCTGATAGATGCTGGCGAAGGGGCGCAGCACTCGCTGATCCTAGCGGGCTATAAGATCACGCAGCTGGAGGCGCTCTTTATCTCTCACGCTCATGGGGATCATTGCTTCGGACTACCAGGGCTACTCACCTCGATGGCACACGTAGGGCGCACAAAGCCGCTCACCATCGTGACGACAGCCGAGGTGGCTGACTACATACGCTACATCGAGGAGCATCACATCGAGGAGAGTCCTTACGAGCTCTCTGTGGTCATAGCTCCGAGTGATGAGGTCTCCCAGGCTATCTATTCCGACCCTTGGCTACAAGTCGACACGTTGCCACTACGGCACCGTACGAGCGCCATCGGCTTCCTCTGCCGTGAGCATTGTATGCCGAGGCGGATAGATCCTATGGCTACCGACTTTTATCAAATTCCCCACACGGCTATGCATGCCCTACAAATGGGGCTAGACTACGTACCTTCAGGTGGAGGGCGCATTATCCCCAATCGTGAACTGACGAAGCCGGGTCGCCCATCTCGCTCCTACGCTTATCTCTCAGACACGCTCCCAGCGTGGCATCTGGTAGAGCAGATACGAGGTGTAGACCTCCTCTACCACGAGAGCACTTACAGTGAGGAGTTTCGTGACCGTGCGGAGACCTATGGGCACTCGACAGCACGACAAGCCGCAGAGGTGGCACGGGCGGCCGAGGTGGGTCAACTGCTCTTGGGGCACTACTCAGGTCGCTATGACGACCTGTCGAAGTTGCTTAGTGAGGCTCAAGAGGTCTTTCCCAATAGCTTTACAACCCAAGAGGGGGATCTATACGAAGTATAA
- a CDS encoding lipopolysaccharide biosynthesis protein produces the protein MSSRIKSLFKDTVIYGATTMLSRFLGWALFPLYVYQLPSPADYGIVTNLYAWVALLLILLTYGMETGFFRFSREGDGRKVYANSLRTLGTSSLLFLILGLLFVKPIGAALGYADMLRPVAMLIVIVAIDAFTSIPFAYLRYTNQALRYGLIKIGYVLLTVALNLFFLLVCPWLQRVAPGAVDWWYEPGLGVEYIFLSNMIANIILLLVLIPYMKQARGGGRFDWGLLRRMLHYSLPMVLLGIAGNFNKMADKIIFPMLFEDQTFANTQLGIYSAGYKIAVVIVMFTQAFRFAYEPFIFQRGKEGELSADEEAAAEQERRITYAKAMHYYLLSAIFIYVAVMCYLDLLKVLISPAYYDGLRVVPYVMLGEVLFGIYYNLSLWYKLTDRTYWGGIISTAGCLLTVAIIVWGAPHWGFMACAYASVVSNLLLVLVSYFLGRKYYPVPYQLGATAGYFVVGAITVGLVLWIYGAIPAMWMRLLLSTVVLVALTGYIVWREHLVKAFAPILRRLRHKADR, from the coding sequence ATGAGTAGCCGTATCAAGAGTCTCTTTAAGGATACCGTCATCTACGGAGCGACGACTATGCTCAGTCGCTTCCTCGGCTGGGCGCTCTTCCCGCTCTATGTGTATCAGCTGCCCTCGCCTGCCGACTATGGTATCGTGACCAATCTGTATGCGTGGGTGGCGCTGCTCCTGATCCTCCTAACGTATGGGATGGAGACGGGCTTCTTCCGCTTCAGTCGTGAGGGTGACGGGCGCAAAGTGTATGCCAATAGTTTGCGTACGCTAGGCACCAGTTCGCTCCTCTTCCTCATCTTGGGCTTGCTTTTTGTCAAGCCAATCGGAGCAGCTCTAGGGTATGCCGACATGCTGCGCCCCGTGGCGATGCTGATCGTGATCGTCGCGATCGATGCCTTCACCAGTATCCCCTTTGCCTATCTGCGCTATACCAATCAAGCCTTGCGATATGGCTTGATCAAGATAGGCTACGTACTCCTCACGGTGGCGCTCAACCTCTTCTTCCTACTAGTCTGCCCTTGGCTCCAGAGGGTGGCGCCTGGAGCGGTCGACTGGTGGTACGAACCAGGGCTAGGTGTCGAATATATCTTCCTCTCGAACATGATCGCCAATATCATCCTCCTACTGGTCTTGATACCCTATATGAAGCAGGCACGTGGTGGAGGACGCTTCGACTGGGGGCTGCTTCGTCGTATGCTCCACTACTCGCTGCCGATGGTCTTGCTCGGCATAGCGGGCAACTTCAACAAGATGGCGGACAAGATCATCTTCCCGATGCTCTTTGAGGATCAAACCTTTGCCAATACACAACTTGGCATCTATAGTGCGGGGTACAAGATAGCGGTCGTCATCGTCATGTTTACGCAAGCCTTCCGCTTTGCTTACGAGCCCTTTATCTTCCAGCGAGGTAAGGAGGGCGAACTCTCGGCAGACGAAGAGGCAGCTGCAGAGCAAGAGCGACGCATCACCTATGCGAAAGCGATGCACTACTACTTGCTCTCGGCGATCTTTATCTACGTCGCTGTGATGTGCTACCTCGACCTACTCAAGGTGCTGATCAGCCCCGCCTACTACGACGGGCTACGGGTCGTGCCCTACGTAATGCTTGGGGAGGTGCTCTTCGGCATTTACTACAATCTATCGCTCTGGTACAAGCTGACCGACCGCACTTATTGGGGTGGTATCATCTCCACGGCCGGCTGTCTGCTGACGGTGGCGATCATCGTGTGGGGCGCACCGCACTGGGGCTTTATGGCGTGTGCCTACGCCTCGGTGGTGAGCAACCTCCTACTGGTCCTCGTCTCCTACTTCCTCGGGCGCAAGTACTACCCCGTGCCGTACCAACTAGGAGCGACGGCAGGTTATTTCGTCGTGGGCGCCATCACCGTAGGGCTCGTCTTGTGGATTTATGGTGCGATACCTGCGATGTGGATGCGTCTGCTACTCAGTACCGTGGTTTTAGTCGCACTCACTGGGTATATCGTCTGGCGCGAGCACCTGGTCAAGGCGTTTGCGCCGATCTTGCGCCGTCTGCGCCACAAAGCGGATCGATAA